One Saccharomycodes ludwigii strain NBRC 1722 chromosome VI, whole genome shotgun sequence DNA segment encodes these proteins:
- the GIC2 gene encoding Gic2p: MSNNVAYTPFPGSDGKRSPLATTNTIISPVPMNSIWIDEDEDEDIDLAYINNQLDSLNLKDKAYIKPNTITLSETKQFKKNDIPKSSNKTCTKYKENETHTSLSRTLTNMTTSTCPYNHGNVTATKLLAAKKDYQEILNKSLLENQSLIDAVNAGGKKRHISLSEMGPTNCPFLNGIYVCHTKVKGTKSYLKKKVTNTISGKKTDNNNNKNIPHINSINNRNSNARPKKQPISQPYEFNHVSHLEHSDHTTSSNNNKDSTTKFRPITATSSTDATSSIGKSTYLSSTFDTSVGPNHKNYKFFDDNYDFDDDQLSLSSEFTNLDNDSVASSNTYMINRHGNIVINNKNTVFPTKIKIQNKTPPRNTRTKKSCPNTNNNDAMKDRLSNCIHKLSSLENFHLKQQSENEQEREKQNGFSDTRSTSNSSSGSSPIRYNTTPPINYNGTKKPYEIPDSGISSNKSSISNKSHGLKTPQTTKLTDTSSSVQKYVSSNSAPHPIPANGDISKCPYHAMLLARQLEKSEADLTSDSATISADDSLNSDFFKNYEVSTIFTEKSNANSDPSKNDNVSSNASNHNSHNTKVGDKEHLGDDPDTEDSSDVETEFSVNINSI; this comes from the coding sequence atgtCAAATAATGTTGCCTATACCCCTTTTCCTGGCTCTGATGGTAAACGTAGTCCATTAGCTACTACAAATACCATAATTTCTCCTGTTCCCATGAATTCTATTTGGattgatgaagatgaagatgaagatatTGATTTAGCTTACATTAATAATCAACTAGATTCTTTGAATCTTAAAGATAAAGCATATATCAAACCCAATACTATTACTCTTTCTGAAACAAagcaatttaaaaaaaatgacattCCTAAATCATCAAATAAAACCTGTACTaaatacaaagaaaatgaaacaCATACTTCTCTAAGTAGAACCCTTACTAATATGACCACTTCTACGTGCCCATACAACCACGGTAATGTAACTGCCACTAAATTATTAGCagcaaaaaaagattatcaGGAAAtcttaaataaatcattattagaaaaCCAATCACTCATAGACGCTGTTAATGCTGgtgggaaaaaaagacaCATTTCTTTGAGTGAAATGGGACCCACCAATTGCCCATTTCTAAATGGTATCTATGTGTGTCATACTAAAGTTAAAGGTACTAAatcatatttaaaaaaaaaggtcaCCAATACTATTTCAGGCAAAAAAacagataataataacaacaaaaatattcctcatattaatagtattaataatagaaatagTAATGCGCGTCCAAAAAAACAGCCTATATCCCAACCATATGAATTTAATCATGTTTCTCACCTGGAACACAGTGACCATACAACTTCcagcaacaataataagGATTCTACAACAAAATTTCGCCCCATTACCGCCACTAGTAGCACTGACGCTACATCTTCCATTGGCAAGAGTACTTATTTGTCGTCTACTTTTGATACCAGTGTTGGTCCTAatcataaaaattataaattttttgacGATAACTACGATTTCGATGATGATCAGCTTTCACTTTCCTCCGAATTTACCAATTTAGATAACGACTCTGTTGCTTCTAGCAACACCTATATGATTAATCGTCATGGTAATATTgtgataaataataaaaatactgtTTTTCCtactaaaattaaaatccaaaataaaactccTCCTCGCAATACCAGAACTAAAAAATCTTGTCCGaataccaacaataatgacGCTATGAAAGATAGACTTTCTAATTGTATTCACAAGTTATCTAGTTTAGAAAATTTTCATCTAAAACAACAATCAGAAAATGAACAGGAACGTGAAAAGCAGAATGGTTTCAGTGATACTCGTAGTACTAGCAATTCTAGCAGCGGTAGTTCACCAATTAGGTACAATACTACACCACCAATAAACTATAATGGTACCAAGAAGCCATATGAAATACCAGATTCTGGTATTTCCAGCAACAAAAGTAGCATTAGCAATAAATCCCATGGTTTGAAAACGCCGCAAACAACTAAACTCACGGATACTAGCAGTAGCGTCCAAAAATACGTTAGCTCTAATAGCGCTCCGCATCCTATTCCTGCAAATGGCGATATATCTAAATGTCCATATCATGCAATGTTATTGGCTAGACAACTGGAAAAATCTGAGGCGGATCTAACATCAGACAGCGCTACAATATCAGCCGATGACTCTTTAAAtagtgatttttttaaaaattatgagGTTTCAACTATTTTCACTGAAAAATCAAATGCTAACTCTGATCCGAGTAAAAACGATAATGTTTCCTCCAACGCTTCTAATCACAATAGTCACAATACAAAAGTTGGAGATAAAGAGCATCTTGGTGATGATCCTGATACTGAAGATAGTAGCGATGTAGAAACCGAATTTTCcgttaatattaatagtatttAA
- the RPP1 gene encoding RNA-binding RNA processing protein RPP1 (similar to Saccharomyces cerevisiae YHR062C | RPP1 | Ribonuclease P Protein), with protein sequence MLCDLNVLWPKKENSSSKIDFSELDKLLMTLTELKYTHVALNYVVTPENVSDDEIIQMNDYINSFYHKYFKDITIPKIKLYTRITIMMEDPSKMQNVIKKAGTACVNNKSTHSGPSTKSNITNNTFDIIAIMPLNEKSLHNISTNLDCSTVDLITFDYNNPYAPSYYFLKHKTISGISAKGIKIEIIYAPMLSSTGNSTVSRVKYINNVKQIIRCSGRNSCKNINHNNTSTNNTNDKNKKNTSNNKKNNLIISSGAANSLQVRNKLGVYSIMMQFNGMKNYKGVTKLLDDNPLLVLLNGRLRKKSYQQCIVTGDDVIADTQIGISDINGFAVRQKEHE encoded by the coding sequence ATGTTATGCGATTTAAATGTCCTATGgccaaaaaaagagaacAGTTCATCTAAAATAGATTTTTCTGAATTAGATAAACTACTCATGACATTAACAGAACTTAAATATACTCATGTAGCATTGAATTATGTGGTTACACCAGAAAATGTATCTGATGATGaaataattcaaatgaATGATTATATTAACTCATTTTACCACAAGTATTTTAAAGATATAACTATTCCCAAAATCAAATTATATACTCGGATAACTATAATGATGGAAGATCCAAGCAAAATGCAAAATGTGATCAAAAAAGCTGGTACTGCTtgtgttaataataaaagcaCCCATTCTGGTCCTAGTACTAAATCTAATATCACCAACAACACCTTTGATATAATTGCTATTATGCCCTTGAATGAAAAAAGCCTGCATAATATAAGTACAAATTTAGATTGTAGCACAGTTGATTTAATAACgtttgattataataatccTTATGCACCATCCtactattttttaaaacacaAGACAATAAGTGGTATATCAGCTAAAGGtattaaaatagaaataatttatGCGCCTATGTTATCCTCAACTGGTAACAGTACCGTTAGCAGAgtcaaatatataaataatgtCAAACAAATTATAAGATGTAGTGGTAGAAACAGTTGCAAGAATATTAATCATAACAATACTAGCACCAATAATACCAACGAtaaaaacaagaagaataccagtaataacaaaaaaaataatttaattataagTAGTGGTGCTGCGAATAGTTTGCAAGTTAGAAATAAGTTGGGTGTTTACAGTATAATGATGCAATTCAATGgtatgaaaaattataagGGTGTTACAAAATTGCTGGACGATAATCCTTTATTAGTTTTGCTAAATGGCAGATtgaggaaaaaaagttacCAGCAGTGTATAGTGACAGGTGATGATGTTATTGCTGACACTCAAATCGGTATTAGTGATATTAATGGCTTTGCAGTTAGACAAAAGGAACATGAATAA
- the SUM1 gene encoding Sum1p (similar to Saccharomyces cerevisiae YDR310C | SUM1 | SUppresor of Mar1-1) → MNKNIPQSLLCDSDTISNKEKEEPASKDTNSINKSPDMGFSPITLSKDITKINSDITRLSTILNTLTENDTGHIELMDIFSQNIKNLVHNQQVLENKLDDLLKNQLITDQVVNNLSIKLNDLYKYNNNVNSTVFNTTDNTNSKKENITGLSATESMSNNNALTVSNNNNNNILTTNNALDNNSVIVPTGQVTLPKSKRYFNEPKLNIRLLSTDSTNNNNNNNNNNNNDNNATLSTTNATATVAAKNSGDNNDNNNDSNDTSTTANNKNVCSGSHNTTTTKKSHRGPGRPKKFKIVEGSSNMKKSTSADAASGANANINTKKRKNNTSNSVTTSINKTDQNTVNITTNTGLNAVNLEGKRDERETMLVNMKYSDREKTKEFMEENKALLKAMRIEERKKKLLTPSVLSMSTTTANKDESSTEARDVVKDHDATSGNATNSSTPINNISATKKHKHIDLDDRIRLFNPHLSSPTDTITTTVGGVSSKFSGILNTNLPGFNNVAASPIIANTIATSSSTSPPSPLPPASTTSTIMTITNNNMNDSDNNNNSSNSVLPLPVPTTTSVTLKNKTTSSGTPTPINHTSLPTKLPSIKAPPLTDVSFTADKEGATPTINSNNDNACNLPSLPTSLYHKRTDSNNSNNTDNGNNNNLSYIPSVAAMLNYDQSNSDTRSGIIGTFKGVGANNNINNDTHDTMPGKNAMTVNTNDTNIEEPNNTDTTQNKSDNSKKIRYDRSRDTDADDHEQRLLKKPKWNNRDRSDINNVQSPEVVAVENAIVDESGNISNTTNTNNDEPTIISSPNRMTTRSQTNSAPSSSSNTNTDTNTTIITTTSSGSGNSKLKTNTSTSSVTTANTLLDSYVDLVVNNGIYYYKATGEVFTVGDFMELKYKSKIPGLANGENIATMANTSGSNVPIRNASTKTSSKMHDPIKPSNVGKSGEKINAYALTPEIQQELELTYNQLSKIPLSEIFFNTLPYFLMEFRWENVMVNKNIKLRESKRTWQRRKALFALFEYWRDKSITKRGFKNFTIYHSVKEMESYRIFLSRSVSWFYNHITLLKVILFDLCENSDSQWREWMFPKNCTLPELKDDDVTENLNKLLNFYFEQQESVPSSVPKLKTAEVNSIVDNSEVGNKNNENGHVSNVNDGSTVEDAKTSENINNSTTTIPTTSVTIDATDSTPVTNTTPVTNTTTI, encoded by the coding sequence atgaataaaaatataccaCAGAGTTTACTTTGTGATTCTGATACTATATccaataaagaaaaagaagagccTGCATCCAAAGACACTAATTCTATTAACAAATCTCCTGATATGGGTTTCTCTCCAATTACACTTTCTAAAGATATTACCAAAATTAATTCAGACATTACACGTTTatcaacaattttaaatacaCTAACTGAAAATGACACGGGGCATATTGAATTGATGGACATATTTTCTCAAAATATTAAGAATTTAGTACATAATCAACAGGTgctagaaaataaattggatgATCTACTAAAGAATCAACTCATTACGGACCAAGTAGTAAATAACCTAAGTATCAAGTTAAATGAtttatacaaatataataataatgtgaATTCCACTGTTTTCAATACCACGGACAATACCAATTCTAAAAAGGAGAATATTACTGGCTTGAGTGCCACAGAGAGTAtgagtaataataatgctcTTACTGtatcaaataataacaataataacatattAACTACGAACAATGCACTAGACAATAATTCAGTTATCGTTCCTACTGGTCAAGTTACTTTGCCCAAAAGTAAACGTTATTTCAATGAACCTAAACTTAATATAAGGTTATTATCCACTGACtccaccaataataataataataataataataataataataatgataacaacGCCACtttatcaacaacaaatgcTACTGCTACTGTTGCTGCAAAGAATAGtggtgataataatgacaacaataatgatagtaATGATACGTCTACCACGGCCAATAATAAGAACGTATGTTCTGGATCACATAATACCACCACAACAAAGAAAAGTCATAGGGGACCTGGTAGGCCtaagaaatttaaaattgttgaaGGATCAtcaaatatgaaaaaaagtacTAGCGCAGATGCTGCTAGTGGCGCTAATGCCAAtattaataccaaaaaaagaaaaaataatacttcCAATAGCGTTACTACTAGcataaataaaactgaTCAAAACACTGTCAatattactactaatacCGGCCTTAATGCAGTTAATTTGGAGGGTAAAAGGGATGAAAGGGAAACTATGTTAGTTAATATGAAATACAGTGATAGAGAAAAAACTAAAGAGTTTAtggaagaaaataaagcaCTATTAAAGGCTATGAGGatagaagaaagaaagaaaaagttattgaCACCAAGTGTCTTGAGCATGTCTACTACCACTGCCAACAAAGACGAAAGCAGTACTGAGGCACGCGATGTGGTGAAAGATCATGATGCTACATCAGGTAACGCCACAAATAGTAGTACccctattaataatattagtgcaacaaaaaaacacaaacaTATTGATTTGGATGACAGGATACGTTTATTTAATCCACATCTTTCCTCACCTACCGATACCATCACGACAACTGTTGGTGGCGTGTCTTCAAAATTTTCTGGTATACTAAACACTAATTTGCCTGGATTTAATAATGTTGCCGCTTCTCCTATTATCGCCAACACCATTGCTACCTCTTCTTCAACTTCTCCTCCTTCTCCCCTTCCTCCTGCCTCTACTACGAGTACTATTATGActattactaataataatatgaacGATAGcgacaataataataacagtagtAATTCAGTATTGCCTTTGCCTGTACCCACAACTACCAGTGTTAccttaaaaaataagacGACTAGTAGTGGTACACCTACTCCAATTAACCATACTAGCTTACCAACTAAATTACCATCCATAAAAGCACCTCCCTTAACCGATGTTTCATTTACTGCTGATAAAGAAGGTGCCACACCTACCATTAACTCCAATAACGACAATGCCTGTAACTTACCATCTCTACCAACCTCGCTGTACCATAAACGAACAGACAGTAATAACAGCAATAATACTGACAATggcaacaataacaatttatCATATATTCCCTCTGTTGCTGCTATGTTAAATTATGATCAGAGTAACAGTGACACAAGAAGCGGTATCATTGGTACTTTTAAAGGTGTAGGggccaataataatatcaataatgaTACCCACGATACAATGCCTGGTAAGAATGCTATGACCGTAAACACTAATGACACCAATATAGAAGAACCCAACAATACTGATACTACTCAAAACAAAAGTGAtaatagcaaaaaaattagatatGATAGATCAAGAGATACCGATGCTGATGATCACGAACAACGGTTGCTTAAGAAGCCTAAATGGAACAATCGTGATAGGAgtgatataaataatgttCAATCACCTGAGGTTGTAGCTGTTGAAAATGCTATCGTTGACGAATCAGGAAACATTTCTAATACTACAAAcactaataatgatgagCCAACTATAATATCATCGCCTAATAGGATGACTACAAGAAGTCAAACCAATTCAGCACCGTCTTCATCTAGCAACACTAATACTGATACAAACACCACCATCATTACCACCACCAGTAGTGGTAGTGGTAACAGCaaactaaaaacaaatacatCTACATCATCTGTGACCACAGCAAATACATTATTGGACTCATATGTGGATTTAGTGGTTAATAATgggatttattattacaaggCCACTGGAGAAGTATTTACTGTAGGTGATTTTATGGAGTTGAAATATAAATCCAAAATACCGGGATTAGCTAATGGTGAAAATATTGCAACGATGGCTAACACGTCAGGATCGAATGTACCTATAAGGAATGCCAGCACTAAGACTTCTTCTAAAATGCATGATCCTATTAAACCAAGTAATGTGGGGAAAAGCGGGGAGAAAATCAATGCTTACGCCTTGACTCCAGAAATTCAACAAGAATTGGAATTGACATATAACCAGTTGAGTAAAATACCGTTGAGCgagatttttttcaatacgTTACCGTACTTTTTAATGGAATTTAGATGGGAGAATGTGAtggttaataaaaatattaaattaagAGAAAGCAAACGGACATGGCAGCGCCGTAAGGCATTGTTTGCGTTATTTGAGTATTGGAGAGATAAATCTATAACTAAAAGgggatttaaaaattttacaataTATCACAGCGTTAAAGAAATGGAGAGTTATAGAATCTTTTTGAGTAGATCCGTATCCTGGTTTTATAACCATATAACGTTGTTAAAagttatattatttgatttatgCGAGAATTCAGATTCTCAATGGAGGGAGTGGATGTTCCCCAAGAATTGTACCTTGCCTGAATtaaaagatgatgatgtgACAGAGAacttaaataaattattgaatttttattttgaacaGCAAGAAAGTGTACCATCTTCAGTACCGAAATTGAAAACAGCAGAGGTTAATTCCATAGTGGATAATAGTGAAGTTGgtaacaaaaacaatgaaaATGGACATGTTAGTAATGTTAATGACGGTTCCACAGTGGAAGATGCTAAGACTTCAGAGaacattaataattctacGACAACAATACCGACCACCTCTGTTACTATTGATGCCACCGATAGTACGCCTGTGACTAACACTACGCCTGTAACAAATACCACAACTATATAA
- the PAN5 gene encoding 2-dehydropantoate 2-reductase PAN5 (similar to Saccharomyces cerevisiae YHR063C | PAN5 | PANtothenate biosynthesis), with protein MSNSIKIHILGLGSIGGIVANALQEYSVASNTPIKIIPILRNNSKLDYFSKNHNTQIKITKIYEDNKQITTEPFKETTSLESISADNTNSIQNLIITTKTYQTAEAMKPILPLINRSTNILFIQNGLGIMDFLLKELPQLAGDNSKLNPSRVFQGVISHGVFSNEPFHFQHAGFMDLKISQLIYSANTRIIQTNKQVAEILTNNDFIRTMAEIPLNVKFMSYQELLTGQVEKFCVNSCINSITTIVDCINGELDGICVDIFSEIIKEILQVLPTSTKYKDIFSYGNTENDQDLPVLEKNPKDVLNFENLLKYVIECGCVINKNNSSSMRQDALNLRDTEIDFINGYIVKLCEDTGNIEMCKINKTVSILVKLRLSLNRKRGK; from the coding sequence ATGTCTAATTCTATTAAGATCCATATATTGGGCTTAGGTTCTATAGGTGGCATTGTAGCTAATGCATTGCAAGAATACAGTGTTGCTAGTAATACACCTATAAAAATCATTCCTATCTTGAGAAATAACAGCAAACtagattatttttctaaaaaccACAATACCCAAATCAAAATCACCAAAATATATGaagataataaacaaatcaCCACTGAACCATTTAAAGAAACAACTAGTTTGGAAAGTATATCCGCAGACAATACTAATAGTATACAAAACTTAATTATCACCACCAAAACATACCAGACTGCAGAAGCGATGAAACCAATATTGCCATTAATTAACAGATCTACAAATATACTTTTCATTCAAAATGGTCTGGGGATAATGGATTTTTTACTTAAGGAATTACCACAATTGGCAGGAGACAACTCAAAATTGAACCCTTCAAGAGTTTTCCAAGGTGTTATTTCGCATGGTGTGTTCAGCAATGAGCCTTTCCATTTTCAGCATGCTGGATTTATGGACTTGAAAATTTCACAATTAATATACAGTGCCAATACAAGAATCATACAAACCAATAAACAAGTTGCtgaaatattaacaaataaCGATTTTATAAGAACAATGGCTGAAATTCCATTAAATGTGAAATTCATGTCCTACCAAGAGCTGCTAACCGGACAGGTTGAAAAATTCTGTGTAAATTCGTGTATTAATAGTATAACTACCATAGTTGATTGTATTAATGGAGAATTGGATGGGATCTGTGTTGATATTTTCAGTGAAATAATTAAGGAAATATTACAGGTGTTACCAACAAGCACCAAATATAAGGATATTTTCAGTTATGGCAACACTGAGAATGATCAAGATTTACCAGTTTTGGAAAAGAATCCTAAAGATGTTTTGAATTTTGAGAATCTTTTGAAGTATGTTATTGAATGTGGATGTGTTattaataagaataattcTAGTAGTATGAGACAAGATGCATTAAATTTGAGGGATACTGAGATAGATTTTATCAATGGGTACATTGTGAAATTGTGTGAAGATACGGGTAATATTGAGATGTGTAAGATCAATAAAACAGTTAGTATATTGGTTAAATTAAGGTTGTCATTAAATAGGAAAAGAGGTAAATGA
- the SSZ1 gene encoding ribosome-associated complex protein SSZ1 (similar to Saccharomyces cerevisiae YHR064C | SSZ1 | Hsp70 protein that interacts with Zuo1p (a DnaJ homolog)), with the protein MSSSFSPIVGISFGNTSSSIATVKNNDKVEVIANPDGERVIATALSYRDGDEYHGGQAIQQLIRNPKNTIINFRDLIGQPKFSKLSEDLKNRCSAGAPIVDIGDDVPGFIITNSESNKEIKLSVDEVVARHLKNLKLAADDYIGVNNKKAVITVPYDFNDLQKERIAKAASKAGLEIVQFIHEPSAALLSHLTTKTTSIHKDSNVVVADFGGLQSSVTVFAIRNNGIFTKIYTESRQDLGGSKIDDVLIKYLNSEFQKKTKVDATKNPRSLAKLKSNAILTKKTLSNTSNANISIDSLADGLDFNSSINVFKYDLVVRNVINEMVTFVEQAVEKSGLDKLEVDSILLTGGASFTPKITQTLQVVFPENQVKVISLVAGNELQHPDEMLSAGAAVQASLLADDLYEEDDLEKLLEHSVDVPQLNECIGILDGSKKFVTIFDKYTSLPARQSFKLKSLVDGADLEVYTGKLNIKEEIIEKEEAPKKEEKKEDDDDDDESDWSEDEDDEPEVLKTKEIEPVEKLAELGIKATKNGVELIFEISRENKLKVIARDLKTNEVLQQI; encoded by the coding sequence ATGTCCTCTTCATTTAGTCCAATTGTAGGTATCTCCTTCGGTAATACATCGTCCTCGATTGCAACGGTTAAAAACAACGATAAAGTTGAAGTTATTGCTAATCCAGACGGTGAAAGAGTCATTGCCACAGCTTTGTCATACCGTGATGGTGATGAATATCATGGTGGACAAGCTATTCAACAGTTGATCCGTAATCCTAAAAACACCATTATCAATTTCCGTGATTTAATTGGACAACCAAAGTTTAGCAAATTGAGTGAGGATTTGAAAAACCGTTGCTCTGCAGGTGCTCCTATTGTTGACATTGGTGATGATGTTCCAGGTTTTATCATTACCAATTCCGAAAGCAACAAAGAGATTAAATTAAGTGTAGATGAAGTTGTTGCCAGACATTTAAAGAACTTGAAGCTGGCTGCTGATGACTATATTGGGgttaacaacaaaaaagcTGTGATAACTGTACCATACGATTTTAATGACTTACAAAAGGAAAGGATTGCTAAAGCTGCCTCTAAAGCCGGGTTGGAAATTGTTCAATTCATCCACGAACCAAGTGCTGCTTTATTATCGCATTTGACCACCAAGACCACATCTATTCATAAAGATTCcaatgttgttgttgctgacTTTGGTGGGTTGCAAAGCAGTGTTACTGTTTTTGCTATTAGAAACAATGGTATTTTCACTAAGATCTATACTGAATCTAGACAAGATTTGGGTGGTTCTAAAATCGATGATGTTTtgattaaatatttaaacagTGAGTTTCAAAAGAAGACGAAGGTTGATGCTACCAAAAACCCTAGATCTTTGGCTAAATTGAAAAGCAATGCTATTTTAACCAAAAAGACCTTAAGTAACACCAGTAACGCCAATATTAGTATTGATTCCTTGGCAGATGGCTTAGATTTCAACTCTTCAATAAATGTTTTCAAGTACGACTTGGTTGTAAGAAATGTTATCAATGAAATGGTTACATTTGTTGAGCAAGCTGTTGAGAAATCAGGTTTAGATAAATTAGAGGTTGATTCTATATTGTTAACCGGTGGTGCCTCATTTACACCTAAAATTACCCAAACTTTACAAGTTGTTTTCCCAGAAAACCAGGTGAAAGTTATTTCTTTGGTTGCAGGCAATGAATTGCAACACCCAGATGAGATGTTAAGCGCTGGTGCTGCTGTACAGGCTTCTTTATTGGCTGATGATCTGtatgaagaagatgatttAGAAAAACTTTTGGAACATTCTGTTGACGTTCCTCAATTGAATGAATGTATTGGTATTTTGGATGGTTCAAAGAAATTTGTTACtatatttgataaataCACTAGTTTACCAGCCAGACAATCGTTTAAATTGAAGTCTTTAGTTGACGGTGCCGATTTAGAGGTTTATACTGGTAAATTAAAcattaaagaagaaatcaTTGAGAAAGAAGAAGCCCCTAAGAAGgaggagaaaaaagaagatgatgatgatgatgatgagaGTGATTGGagtgaagatgaagatgatgaaccagaagttttaaaaactaaGGAAATCGAGCCTGTTGAGAAATTAGCTGAATTAGGTATTAAAGCTACCAAGAATGGAGTTGAATtgatttttgaaatttctagagaaaataaattgaaggTCATTGCCAGAGATTTGAAAACTAACGAAGTCTTGCAACAGATTTAA